The Vidua macroura isolate BioBank_ID:100142 chromosome 9, ASM2450914v1, whole genome shotgun sequence genome has a window encoding:
- the FNDC7 gene encoding fibronectin type III domain-containing protein 7 isoform X6 has product MCSAKSKSLAFTGVLLSCLEMIFSANTAPDTPVIDQAYSKLSNSITVEWRAVPGATNYMLTAQDGDSFVETIVKNSPGTVTGLKPATLYRITVRSINSGGKSQPSPFRKVKTVLAAPILSVHSPSCDSIAVSWKAVHMAAGFSVSLVRSDGLGRMLKQNTTNTSLIFTNLDPGTLYTIKAYAWNANGMPGDDFTYNQRTIPCAPVNISIEEDEPGHLLVSWSSVSLGHYYVVFVKSDDGLEVHCNTSHTQCHFQSDCGFTYFISVFAYNKAGQSPSGDVLNYTTAPCCPSDFRAVFISSDTVRVTWAPVRGADLYETRAAGGSRVVFCRDTATACTLSALQCSTPYNITVYSFSEARGCSSSCAPQYVATAPCSPEIKNISKEGLSVISVQWQPNNEEAMYVVTARGEAGLWHCTSTRNSCTLMDLPCGSAFSVSAIARSPAGQSLPSYSIPLETAPCCPNDLILTQVTQSVTNISWSVGRGAQTYVTTLESPKGQAKCHTLQTYCLLGCITCGTNYTVSLRAISETGLTSSCTYQGYSSSACCPSGVKLYRLSNNGIRVFWRVSDETIKYNADLHGSKGNFSCTPSLGLSHCDITKIPCGDVYTVVVAPVTDKGPKLTFCPKKIYSVTCSGSSVGMVFFPPEAGKTHLCLSATFTAA; this is encoded by the exons ATGTGCAGTGCAAAAAGTAAATCGTTAGCGTTTACTGGAGTGCTTCTCAGCTGCCTAGAAATG atattttcagcAAACACAG CTCCAGATACACCTGTTATTGACCAAGCTTATTCAAAACTTAGCAACAGTATCACAGTGGAATGGAGAGCAGTACCTGGGGCTACTAATTACATGCTGACTGCACAAGATGGAGATTCCTTTGTTGAAACTATAGTGAAAAATTCTCCAGGCACAGTGACAGGACTGAAGCCTGCCACCTTGTACCGAATCACTGTCAGATCTATAAATTCAGGAGGAAAAAGCCAGCCTTCACctttcagaaaagtaaaaacag TCCTGGCTGCTCCAATTCTGTCTGTTCATTCTCCGAGTTGTGACTCcattgcagtgagctggaaAGCTGTGCATATGGCAGCTGGATTCTCTGTGTCACTCGTGAGATCAGACGGTTTGGGCAGAATGCTGAAGCAGAACACCACCAATACCTCCTTGATATTTACAAATCTAGATCCAGGAACTCTCTATACTATCAAGGCTTATGCCTGGAATGCCAATGGAATGCCTGGAGATGATTTCACATATAACCAAAGAACAA ttccttgTGCACCAGTAAACATATCAATTGAGGAGGATGAGCCAGGTCACTTGCTGGTATCATGGTCTAGCGTCAGTTTGGGTCATTATTACGTGGTTTTTGTCAAGAGTGATGATGGCTTGGAAGTGCACTGCAACACATCACATACTCAATGCCATTTCCAGTCGGACTGTGGTTTCACTTATTTCATTAGTGTCTTTGCATATAACAAGGCAGGACAGAGTCCTTCAGGTGATGTACTCAATTACACTACTG CTCCTTGTTGCCCAAGTGACTTCAGAGCCGTGTTCATATCAAGCGACACGGTGCGGGTCACCTGGGCTCCTGTGCGAGGCGCTGATCTGTACGAGACTCGAGCAGCTGGCGGCAGCCGTGTGGTGTTCTGCAGGGACACGGCCACGGCCTGCACCCTGTCGGCTCTGCAGTGCAGCACCCCCTACAACATCACCGTGTACTCCTTCAGCGAGgcccggggctgcagctcctcgtGTGCGCCTCAGTACGTGGCAACAG ctccctgcagtcctgaaataaaaaatatctcaaaggAGGGTCTATCTGTAATCAGTGTGCAGTGGCAACCTAACAATGAAGAAGCTATGTATGTTGTCACTGCCAGAGGAGAGGCTGGACTTTGGCACTGCACAAGCACCAGGAATTCCTGTACCCTAATGGATCTTCCCTGTGGATCTGCTTTTTCTGTAAGTGCTATAGCAAGATCACCAGCAGGACAGAGCTTACCAAGCTACAGTATCCCTTTAGAGACAG cTCCTTGTTGCCCTAATGACCTGATACTAACTCAAGTGACACAGTCGGTAACCAATATCAGCTGGTCTGTTGGGAGGGGCGCACAAACATATGTAACAACCCTGGAGTCTCCAAAAGGACAGGCAAAGTGTCACACACTTCAGACCTACTGTCTCCTGGGATGTATCACATGTGGCACCAACTATACAGTGTCTCTGAGAGCCATTAGTGAGACGGGTTTGACATCCAGCTGCACCTATCAGGGATATTCTTCAA GTGCTTGCTGCCCTTCTGGGGTGAAGCTCTATAGACTCAGCAACAATGGCATCAGGGTGTTCTGGCGAGTTTCTGATGAAACAATAAAGTACAACGCTGATTTACATGGCTCAAAGGGCAATTTCAGCTGTACCCCCAGTTTGGGTCTGAGCCACTGTGATATCACCAAGATACCTTGTGGGGATGTCTACACTGTGGTGGTAGCTCCAGTGACAGACAAGGGGCCAAAGCTCACATTTTGTcctaagaaaatatattcag TCACCTGTTCTGGAAGCTCTGTTGGAATGG tctttttcccccctgaagCTGGAAAGACACATCTGTGTTTAAGTGCAACATTCACAGCTGCTTGA
- the FNDC7 gene encoding fibronectin type III domain-containing protein 7 isoform X2, with amino-acid sequence MCSAKSKSLAFTGVLLSCLEMIFSANTAPDTPVIDQAYSKLSNSITVEWRAVPGATNYMLTAQDGDSFVETIVKNSPGTVTGLKPATLYRITVRSINSGGKSQPSPFRKVKTVLAAPILSVHSPSCDSIAVSWKAVHMAAGFSVSLVRSDGLGRMLKQNTTNTSLIFTNLDPGTLYTIKAYAWNANGMPGDDFTYNQRTSPNAPVDVKVAFNSGALRAVVSWMPTEGALTYSVTVSSGLLKLRCNTSSASCMVPSLQCSSEYYVSVTAYNDAGSSEPTEAVSLKTIPCAPVNISIEEDEPGHLLVSWSSVSLGHYYVVFVKSDDGLEVHCNTSHTQCHFQSDCGFTYFISVFAYNKAGQSPSGDVLNYTTAPCCPSDFRAVFISSDTVRVTWAPVRGADLYETRAAGGSRVVFCRDTATACTLSALQCSTPYNITVYSFSEARGCSSSCAPQYVATAPCSPEIKNISKEGLSVISVQWQPNNEEAMYVVTARGEAGLWHCTSTRNSCTLMDLPCGSAFSVSAIARSPAGQSLPSYSIPLETAPCCPNDLILTQVTQSVTNISWSVGRGAQTYVTTLESPKGQAKCHTLQTYCLLGCITCGTNYTVSLRAISETGLTSSCTYQGYSSSACCPSGVKLYRLSNNGIRVFWRVSDETIKYNADLHGSKGNFSCTPSLGLSHCDITKIPCGDVYTVVVAPVTDKGPKLTFCPKKIYSVTCSGSSVGMVIYRGKSNAKHI; translated from the exons ATGTGCAGTGCAAAAAGTAAATCGTTAGCGTTTACTGGAGTGCTTCTCAGCTGCCTAGAAATG atattttcagcAAACACAG CTCCAGATACACCTGTTATTGACCAAGCTTATTCAAAACTTAGCAACAGTATCACAGTGGAATGGAGAGCAGTACCTGGGGCTACTAATTACATGCTGACTGCACAAGATGGAGATTCCTTTGTTGAAACTATAGTGAAAAATTCTCCAGGCACAGTGACAGGACTGAAGCCTGCCACCTTGTACCGAATCACTGTCAGATCTATAAATTCAGGAGGAAAAAGCCAGCCTTCACctttcagaaaagtaaaaacag TCCTGGCTGCTCCAATTCTGTCTGTTCATTCTCCGAGTTGTGACTCcattgcagtgagctggaaAGCTGTGCATATGGCAGCTGGATTCTCTGTGTCACTCGTGAGATCAGACGGTTTGGGCAGAATGCTGAAGCAGAACACCACCAATACCTCCTTGATATTTACAAATCTAGATCCAGGAACTCTCTATACTATCAAGGCTTATGCCTGGAATGCCAATGGAATGCCTGGAGATGATTTCACATATAACCAAAGAACAA GTCCTAATGCACCAGTGGATGTTAAAGTAGCTTTCAATAGTGGTGCCTTAAGAGCTGTTGTCTCTTGGATGCCAACAGAAGGAGCTCTAACTTACAGTGTCACAGTCTCCAGTGGACTCCTGAAACTGAGGTGTAACACATCGTCTGCCTCCTGCATGGTGCCATCCCTCCAGTGCAGCTCTGAGTATTATGTGTCTGTCACAGCATACAATGATGCTGGATCCAGTGAACCTACTGAGGCCGTAAGCTTAAAAACTA ttccttgTGCACCAGTAAACATATCAATTGAGGAGGATGAGCCAGGTCACTTGCTGGTATCATGGTCTAGCGTCAGTTTGGGTCATTATTACGTGGTTTTTGTCAAGAGTGATGATGGCTTGGAAGTGCACTGCAACACATCACATACTCAATGCCATTTCCAGTCGGACTGTGGTTTCACTTATTTCATTAGTGTCTTTGCATATAACAAGGCAGGACAGAGTCCTTCAGGTGATGTACTCAATTACACTACTG CTCCTTGTTGCCCAAGTGACTTCAGAGCCGTGTTCATATCAAGCGACACGGTGCGGGTCACCTGGGCTCCTGTGCGAGGCGCTGATCTGTACGAGACTCGAGCAGCTGGCGGCAGCCGTGTGGTGTTCTGCAGGGACACGGCCACGGCCTGCACCCTGTCGGCTCTGCAGTGCAGCACCCCCTACAACATCACCGTGTACTCCTTCAGCGAGgcccggggctgcagctcctcgtGTGCGCCTCAGTACGTGGCAACAG ctccctgcagtcctgaaataaaaaatatctcaaaggAGGGTCTATCTGTAATCAGTGTGCAGTGGCAACCTAACAATGAAGAAGCTATGTATGTTGTCACTGCCAGAGGAGAGGCTGGACTTTGGCACTGCACAAGCACCAGGAATTCCTGTACCCTAATGGATCTTCCCTGTGGATCTGCTTTTTCTGTAAGTGCTATAGCAAGATCACCAGCAGGACAGAGCTTACCAAGCTACAGTATCCCTTTAGAGACAG cTCCTTGTTGCCCTAATGACCTGATACTAACTCAAGTGACACAGTCGGTAACCAATATCAGCTGGTCTGTTGGGAGGGGCGCACAAACATATGTAACAACCCTGGAGTCTCCAAAAGGACAGGCAAAGTGTCACACACTTCAGACCTACTGTCTCCTGGGATGTATCACATGTGGCACCAACTATACAGTGTCTCTGAGAGCCATTAGTGAGACGGGTTTGACATCCAGCTGCACCTATCAGGGATATTCTTCAA GTGCTTGCTGCCCTTCTGGGGTGAAGCTCTATAGACTCAGCAACAATGGCATCAGGGTGTTCTGGCGAGTTTCTGATGAAACAATAAAGTACAACGCTGATTTACATGGCTCAAAGGGCAATTTCAGCTGTACCCCCAGTTTGGGTCTGAGCCACTGTGATATCACCAAGATACCTTGTGGGGATGTCTACACTGTGGTGGTAGCTCCAGTGACAGACAAGGGGCCAAAGCTCACATTTTGTcctaagaaaatatattcag TCACCTGTTCTGGAAGCTCTGTTGGAATGG TTATTTATAGAGGAAAGAGCAATGCAAAACACATCTAG
- the FNDC7 gene encoding fibronectin type III domain-containing protein 7 isoform X7 — protein MCSAKSKSLAFTGVLLSCLEMIFSANTAPDTPVIDQAYSKLSNSITVEWRAVPGATNYMLTAQDGDSFVETIVKNSPGTVTGLKPATLYRITVRSINSGGKSQPSPFRKVKTVLAAPILSVHSPSCDSIAVSWKAVHMAAGFSVSLVRSDGLGRMLKQNTTNTSLIFTNLDPGTLYTIKAYAWNANGMPGDDFTYNQRTIPCAPVNISIEEDEPGHLLVSWSSVSLGHYYVVFVKSDDGLEVHCNTSHTQCHFQSDCGFTYFISVFAYNKAGQSPSGDVLNYTTAPCCPSDFRAVFISSDTVRVTWAPVRGADLYETRAAGGSRVVFCRDTATACTLSALQCSTPYNITVYSFSEARGCSSSCAPQYVATAPCSPEIKNISKEGLSVISVQWQPNNEEAMYVVTARGEAGLWHCTSTRNSCTLMDLPCGSAFSVSAIARSPAGQSLPSYSIPLETAPCCPNDLILTQVTQSVTNISWSVGRGAQTYVTTLESPKGQAKCHTLQTYCLLGCITCGTNYTVSLRAISETGLTSSCTYQGYSSSACCPSGVKLYRLSNNGIRVFWRVSDETIKYNADLHGSKGNFSCTPSLGLSHCDITKIPCGDVYTVVVAPVTDKGPKLTFCPKKIYSVTCSGSSVGMVIYRGKSNAKHI, from the exons ATGTGCAGTGCAAAAAGTAAATCGTTAGCGTTTACTGGAGTGCTTCTCAGCTGCCTAGAAATG atattttcagcAAACACAG CTCCAGATACACCTGTTATTGACCAAGCTTATTCAAAACTTAGCAACAGTATCACAGTGGAATGGAGAGCAGTACCTGGGGCTACTAATTACATGCTGACTGCACAAGATGGAGATTCCTTTGTTGAAACTATAGTGAAAAATTCTCCAGGCACAGTGACAGGACTGAAGCCTGCCACCTTGTACCGAATCACTGTCAGATCTATAAATTCAGGAGGAAAAAGCCAGCCTTCACctttcagaaaagtaaaaacag TCCTGGCTGCTCCAATTCTGTCTGTTCATTCTCCGAGTTGTGACTCcattgcagtgagctggaaAGCTGTGCATATGGCAGCTGGATTCTCTGTGTCACTCGTGAGATCAGACGGTTTGGGCAGAATGCTGAAGCAGAACACCACCAATACCTCCTTGATATTTACAAATCTAGATCCAGGAACTCTCTATACTATCAAGGCTTATGCCTGGAATGCCAATGGAATGCCTGGAGATGATTTCACATATAACCAAAGAACAA ttccttgTGCACCAGTAAACATATCAATTGAGGAGGATGAGCCAGGTCACTTGCTGGTATCATGGTCTAGCGTCAGTTTGGGTCATTATTACGTGGTTTTTGTCAAGAGTGATGATGGCTTGGAAGTGCACTGCAACACATCACATACTCAATGCCATTTCCAGTCGGACTGTGGTTTCACTTATTTCATTAGTGTCTTTGCATATAACAAGGCAGGACAGAGTCCTTCAGGTGATGTACTCAATTACACTACTG CTCCTTGTTGCCCAAGTGACTTCAGAGCCGTGTTCATATCAAGCGACACGGTGCGGGTCACCTGGGCTCCTGTGCGAGGCGCTGATCTGTACGAGACTCGAGCAGCTGGCGGCAGCCGTGTGGTGTTCTGCAGGGACACGGCCACGGCCTGCACCCTGTCGGCTCTGCAGTGCAGCACCCCCTACAACATCACCGTGTACTCCTTCAGCGAGgcccggggctgcagctcctcgtGTGCGCCTCAGTACGTGGCAACAG ctccctgcagtcctgaaataaaaaatatctcaaaggAGGGTCTATCTGTAATCAGTGTGCAGTGGCAACCTAACAATGAAGAAGCTATGTATGTTGTCACTGCCAGAGGAGAGGCTGGACTTTGGCACTGCACAAGCACCAGGAATTCCTGTACCCTAATGGATCTTCCCTGTGGATCTGCTTTTTCTGTAAGTGCTATAGCAAGATCACCAGCAGGACAGAGCTTACCAAGCTACAGTATCCCTTTAGAGACAG cTCCTTGTTGCCCTAATGACCTGATACTAACTCAAGTGACACAGTCGGTAACCAATATCAGCTGGTCTGTTGGGAGGGGCGCACAAACATATGTAACAACCCTGGAGTCTCCAAAAGGACAGGCAAAGTGTCACACACTTCAGACCTACTGTCTCCTGGGATGTATCACATGTGGCACCAACTATACAGTGTCTCTGAGAGCCATTAGTGAGACGGGTTTGACATCCAGCTGCACCTATCAGGGATATTCTTCAA GTGCTTGCTGCCCTTCTGGGGTGAAGCTCTATAGACTCAGCAACAATGGCATCAGGGTGTTCTGGCGAGTTTCTGATGAAACAATAAAGTACAACGCTGATTTACATGGCTCAAAGGGCAATTTCAGCTGTACCCCCAGTTTGGGTCTGAGCCACTGTGATATCACCAAGATACCTTGTGGGGATGTCTACACTGTGGTGGTAGCTCCAGTGACAGACAAGGGGCCAAAGCTCACATTTTGTcctaagaaaatatattcag TCACCTGTTCTGGAAGCTCTGTTGGAATGG TTATTTATAGAGGAAAGAGCAATGCAAAACACATCTAG
- the FNDC7 gene encoding fibronectin type III domain-containing protein 7 isoform X4 has product MCSAKSKSLAFTGVLLSCLEMIFSANTAPDTPVIDQAYSKLSNSITVEWRAVPGATNYMLTAQDGDSFVETIVKNSPGTVTGLKPATLYRITVRSINSGGKSQPSPFRKVKTVLAAPILSVHSPSCDSIAVSWKAVHMAAGFSVSLVRSDGLGRMLKQNTTNTSLIFTNLDPGTLYTIKAYAWNANGMPGDDFTYNQRTKGALTYSVTVSSGLLKLRCNTSSASCMVPSLQCSSEYYVSVTAYNDAGSSEPTEAVSLKTIPCAPVNISIEEDEPGHLLVSWSSVSLGHYYVVFVKSDDGLEVHCNTSHTQCHFQSDCGFTYFISVFAYNKAGQSPSGDVLNYTTAPCCPSDFRAVFISSDTVRVTWAPVRGADLYETRAAGGSRVVFCRDTATACTLSALQCSTPYNITVYSFSEARGCSSSCAPQYVATAPCSPEIKNISKEGLSVISVQWQPNNEEAMYVVTARGEAGLWHCTSTRNSCTLMDLPCGSAFSVSAIARSPAGQSLPSYSIPLETAPCCPNDLILTQVTQSVTNISWSVGRGAQTYVTTLESPKGQAKCHTLQTYCLLGCITCGTNYTVSLRAISETGLTSSCTYQGYSSSACCPSGVKLYRLSNNGIRVFWRVSDETIKYNADLHGSKGNFSCTPSLGLSHCDITKIPCGDVYTVVVAPVTDKGPKLTFCPKKIYSVTCSGSSVGMVFFPPEAGKTHLCLSATFTAA; this is encoded by the exons ATGTGCAGTGCAAAAAGTAAATCGTTAGCGTTTACTGGAGTGCTTCTCAGCTGCCTAGAAATG atattttcagcAAACACAG CTCCAGATACACCTGTTATTGACCAAGCTTATTCAAAACTTAGCAACAGTATCACAGTGGAATGGAGAGCAGTACCTGGGGCTACTAATTACATGCTGACTGCACAAGATGGAGATTCCTTTGTTGAAACTATAGTGAAAAATTCTCCAGGCACAGTGACAGGACTGAAGCCTGCCACCTTGTACCGAATCACTGTCAGATCTATAAATTCAGGAGGAAAAAGCCAGCCTTCACctttcagaaaagtaaaaacag TCCTGGCTGCTCCAATTCTGTCTGTTCATTCTCCGAGTTGTGACTCcattgcagtgagctggaaAGCTGTGCATATGGCAGCTGGATTCTCTGTGTCACTCGTGAGATCAGACGGTTTGGGCAGAATGCTGAAGCAGAACACCACCAATACCTCCTTGATATTTACAAATCTAGATCCAGGAACTCTCTATACTATCAAGGCTTATGCCTGGAATGCCAATGGAATGCCTGGAGATGATTTCACATATAACCAAAGAACAA AAGGAGCTCTAACTTACAGTGTCACAGTCTCCAGTGGACTCCTGAAACTGAGGTGTAACACATCGTCTGCCTCCTGCATGGTGCCATCCCTCCAGTGCAGCTCTGAGTATTATGTGTCTGTCACAGCATACAATGATGCTGGATCCAGTGAACCTACTGAGGCCGTAAGCTTAAAAACTA ttccttgTGCACCAGTAAACATATCAATTGAGGAGGATGAGCCAGGTCACTTGCTGGTATCATGGTCTAGCGTCAGTTTGGGTCATTATTACGTGGTTTTTGTCAAGAGTGATGATGGCTTGGAAGTGCACTGCAACACATCACATACTCAATGCCATTTCCAGTCGGACTGTGGTTTCACTTATTTCATTAGTGTCTTTGCATATAACAAGGCAGGACAGAGTCCTTCAGGTGATGTACTCAATTACACTACTG CTCCTTGTTGCCCAAGTGACTTCAGAGCCGTGTTCATATCAAGCGACACGGTGCGGGTCACCTGGGCTCCTGTGCGAGGCGCTGATCTGTACGAGACTCGAGCAGCTGGCGGCAGCCGTGTGGTGTTCTGCAGGGACACGGCCACGGCCTGCACCCTGTCGGCTCTGCAGTGCAGCACCCCCTACAACATCACCGTGTACTCCTTCAGCGAGgcccggggctgcagctcctcgtGTGCGCCTCAGTACGTGGCAACAG ctccctgcagtcctgaaataaaaaatatctcaaaggAGGGTCTATCTGTAATCAGTGTGCAGTGGCAACCTAACAATGAAGAAGCTATGTATGTTGTCACTGCCAGAGGAGAGGCTGGACTTTGGCACTGCACAAGCACCAGGAATTCCTGTACCCTAATGGATCTTCCCTGTGGATCTGCTTTTTCTGTAAGTGCTATAGCAAGATCACCAGCAGGACAGAGCTTACCAAGCTACAGTATCCCTTTAGAGACAG cTCCTTGTTGCCCTAATGACCTGATACTAACTCAAGTGACACAGTCGGTAACCAATATCAGCTGGTCTGTTGGGAGGGGCGCACAAACATATGTAACAACCCTGGAGTCTCCAAAAGGACAGGCAAAGTGTCACACACTTCAGACCTACTGTCTCCTGGGATGTATCACATGTGGCACCAACTATACAGTGTCTCTGAGAGCCATTAGTGAGACGGGTTTGACATCCAGCTGCACCTATCAGGGATATTCTTCAA GTGCTTGCTGCCCTTCTGGGGTGAAGCTCTATAGACTCAGCAACAATGGCATCAGGGTGTTCTGGCGAGTTTCTGATGAAACAATAAAGTACAACGCTGATTTACATGGCTCAAAGGGCAATTTCAGCTGTACCCCCAGTTTGGGTCTGAGCCACTGTGATATCACCAAGATACCTTGTGGGGATGTCTACACTGTGGTGGTAGCTCCAGTGACAGACAAGGGGCCAAAGCTCACATTTTGTcctaagaaaatatattcag TCACCTGTTCTGGAAGCTCTGTTGGAATGG tctttttcccccctgaagCTGGAAAGACACATCTGTGTTTAAGTGCAACATTCACAGCTGCTTGA
- the FNDC7 gene encoding fibronectin type III domain-containing protein 7 isoform X3, whose product MCSAKSKSLAFTGVLLSCLEMIFSANTAPDTPVIDQAYSKLSNSITVEWRAVPGATNYMLTAQDGDSFVETIVKNSPGTVTGLKPATLYRITVRSINSGGKSQPSPFRKVKTVLAAPILSVHSPSCDSIAVSWKAVHMAAGFSVSLVRSDGLGRMLKQNTTNTSLIFTNLDPGTLYTIKAYAWNANGMPGDDFTYNQRTSPNAPVDVKVAFNSGALRAVVSWMPTEGALTYSVTVSSGLLKLRCNTSSASCMVPSLQCSSEYYVSVTAYNDAGSSEPTEAVSLKTIPCAPVNISIEEDEPGHLLVSWSSVSLGHYYVVFVKSDDGLEVHCNTSHTQCHFQSDCGFTYFISVFAYNKAGQSPSGDVLNYTTAPCCPSDFRAVFISSDTVRVTWAPVRGADLYETRAAGGSRVVFCRDTATACTLSALQCSTPYNITVYSFSEARGCSSSCAPQYVATAPCSPEIKNISKEGLSVISVQWQPNNEEAMYVVTARGEAGLWHCTSTRNSCTLMDLPCGSAFSVSAIARSPAGQSLPSYSIPLETAPCCPNDLILTQVTQSVTNISWSVGRGAQTYVTTLESPKGQAKCHTLQTYCLLGCITCGTNYTVSLRAISETGLTSSCTYQGYSSSACCPSGVKLYRLSNNGIRVFWRVSDETIKYNADLHGSKGNFSCTPSLGLSHCDITKIPCGDVYTVVVAPVTDKGPKLTFCPKKIYSVTCSGSSVGMVLYQN is encoded by the exons ATGTGCAGTGCAAAAAGTAAATCGTTAGCGTTTACTGGAGTGCTTCTCAGCTGCCTAGAAATG atattttcagcAAACACAG CTCCAGATACACCTGTTATTGACCAAGCTTATTCAAAACTTAGCAACAGTATCACAGTGGAATGGAGAGCAGTACCTGGGGCTACTAATTACATGCTGACTGCACAAGATGGAGATTCCTTTGTTGAAACTATAGTGAAAAATTCTCCAGGCACAGTGACAGGACTGAAGCCTGCCACCTTGTACCGAATCACTGTCAGATCTATAAATTCAGGAGGAAAAAGCCAGCCTTCACctttcagaaaagtaaaaacag TCCTGGCTGCTCCAATTCTGTCTGTTCATTCTCCGAGTTGTGACTCcattgcagtgagctggaaAGCTGTGCATATGGCAGCTGGATTCTCTGTGTCACTCGTGAGATCAGACGGTTTGGGCAGAATGCTGAAGCAGAACACCACCAATACCTCCTTGATATTTACAAATCTAGATCCAGGAACTCTCTATACTATCAAGGCTTATGCCTGGAATGCCAATGGAATGCCTGGAGATGATTTCACATATAACCAAAGAACAA GTCCTAATGCACCAGTGGATGTTAAAGTAGCTTTCAATAGTGGTGCCTTAAGAGCTGTTGTCTCTTGGATGCCAACAGAAGGAGCTCTAACTTACAGTGTCACAGTCTCCAGTGGACTCCTGAAACTGAGGTGTAACACATCGTCTGCCTCCTGCATGGTGCCATCCCTCCAGTGCAGCTCTGAGTATTATGTGTCTGTCACAGCATACAATGATGCTGGATCCAGTGAACCTACTGAGGCCGTAAGCTTAAAAACTA ttccttgTGCACCAGTAAACATATCAATTGAGGAGGATGAGCCAGGTCACTTGCTGGTATCATGGTCTAGCGTCAGTTTGGGTCATTATTACGTGGTTTTTGTCAAGAGTGATGATGGCTTGGAAGTGCACTGCAACACATCACATACTCAATGCCATTTCCAGTCGGACTGTGGTTTCACTTATTTCATTAGTGTCTTTGCATATAACAAGGCAGGACAGAGTCCTTCAGGTGATGTACTCAATTACACTACTG CTCCTTGTTGCCCAAGTGACTTCAGAGCCGTGTTCATATCAAGCGACACGGTGCGGGTCACCTGGGCTCCTGTGCGAGGCGCTGATCTGTACGAGACTCGAGCAGCTGGCGGCAGCCGTGTGGTGTTCTGCAGGGACACGGCCACGGCCTGCACCCTGTCGGCTCTGCAGTGCAGCACCCCCTACAACATCACCGTGTACTCCTTCAGCGAGgcccggggctgcagctcctcgtGTGCGCCTCAGTACGTGGCAACAG ctccctgcagtcctgaaataaaaaatatctcaaaggAGGGTCTATCTGTAATCAGTGTGCAGTGGCAACCTAACAATGAAGAAGCTATGTATGTTGTCACTGCCAGAGGAGAGGCTGGACTTTGGCACTGCACAAGCACCAGGAATTCCTGTACCCTAATGGATCTTCCCTGTGGATCTGCTTTTTCTGTAAGTGCTATAGCAAGATCACCAGCAGGACAGAGCTTACCAAGCTACAGTATCCCTTTAGAGACAG cTCCTTGTTGCCCTAATGACCTGATACTAACTCAAGTGACACAGTCGGTAACCAATATCAGCTGGTCTGTTGGGAGGGGCGCACAAACATATGTAACAACCCTGGAGTCTCCAAAAGGACAGGCAAAGTGTCACACACTTCAGACCTACTGTCTCCTGGGATGTATCACATGTGGCACCAACTATACAGTGTCTCTGAGAGCCATTAGTGAGACGGGTTTGACATCCAGCTGCACCTATCAGGGATATTCTTCAA GTGCTTGCTGCCCTTCTGGGGTGAAGCTCTATAGACTCAGCAACAATGGCATCAGGGTGTTCTGGCGAGTTTCTGATGAAACAATAAAGTACAACGCTGATTTACATGGCTCAAAGGGCAATTTCAGCTGTACCCCCAGTTTGGGTCTGAGCCACTGTGATATCACCAAGATACCTTGTGGGGATGTCTACACTGTGGTGGTAGCTCCAGTGACAGACAAGGGGCCAAAGCTCACATTTTGTcctaagaaaatatattcag TCACCTGTTCTGGAAGCTCTGTTGGAATGG TTCTCTATCAAAACTAG